One window of the Saccopteryx bilineata isolate mSacBil1 chromosome 2, mSacBil1_pri_phased_curated, whole genome shotgun sequence genome contains the following:
- the SET gene encoding protein SET isoform X2, producing the protein MSAPAAKVSKKELNSNHDGADETSEKEQQEAIEHIDEVQNEIDRLNEQASEEILKVEQKYNKLRQPFFQKRSELIAKIPNFWVTTFVNHPQVSALLGEEDEEALHYLTRVEVTEFEDIKSGYRIDFYFDENPYFENKVLSKEFHLNESGDPSSKSTEIKWKSGKDLTKRSSQTQNKASRKRQHEEPESFFTWFTDHSDAGADELGEVIKDDIWPNPLQYYLVPDMDDEEGEGEEDDDDDEEEEGLEDIDEEGDEDEGEEDEDDDEGEEGEVKENLVKSRKIIFIEFTMLLWRLYIF; encoded by the exons ATGTCGGCGCCGGCGGCCAAAGTCAGTAAAAAGGAGCTCAACTCCAACCACGACGGGGCCGACGAGACCTCAG aaaaagaacagcaagaagcAATTGAACATATTGATGAAGTACAAAATGAAATAGACAG aCTTAATGAGCAAGCCAGTGAGGAGATTTTGAAAGTAGAACAGAAATATAACAAACTCCGCCAACCATTTTTTCAGAAGAGGTCAGAATTGATCGCCAAAATCCCAAATTTTTGGGTAACAACATTTGTCAACCATCCACAAG TGTCTGCACTGCTTGGGGAAGAGGATGAAGAGGCGCTGCATTATTTGACAAGAGTTGAAGTGACAGAATTTGAAGATATTAAATCAGGTTACAGAATAGATTTT TATTTTGATGAAAATCCTTACTTCGAAAATAAAGTTCTCTCCAAAGAATTCCATCTGAATGAGAGTGGTGATCCATCTTCAAAGTCCACTGAAATCAAATGGAAATCTGGAAAG GATTTGACGAAACGTTCAAGTCAAACGCAGAATAAAGCCAGCAGAAAGAGACAGCATGAGGAACCAGAGAGCTTCTTTACCTGGTTTACTGACCATTCTGATGCAGGTGCTGATGAATTAGGAGAAGTCATCAAAGATGATATTTGGCCAAATCCATTACAGTACTACTTG gttcctGACATGGATgatgaagaaggggaaggagaagaagatgatgatgatgatgaagaagaagaagggttGGAAGATATTGATGAAGAAGGGGATGAGGATGAAGGTGAagaagatgaagatgatgatgagggggaggaaggagaggtaaAAGAAAATTTGGTGAAGTCCAGAAAGATAATCTTTATAGAATTCACCATGTTACTTTGGAGGTTATACATCTTTTAA
- the SET gene encoding protein SET isoform X1 codes for MVRPAAAPRPGLGAAPSARPARGRRPRPRTWRPAPARPAASSPDGVGARGSTRPAARGARAASEDAPASPGAPHVGRPAPRASSLGSLARRPWRRRGFTIACRKPAFSGEAFSAGGLRTPGCLPEMGRASRPLHAHLAQKEQQEAIEHIDEVQNEIDRLNEQASEEILKVEQKYNKLRQPFFQKRSELIAKIPNFWVTTFVNHPQVSALLGEEDEEALHYLTRVEVTEFEDIKSGYRIDFYFDENPYFENKVLSKEFHLNESGDPSSKSTEIKWKSGKDLTKRSSQTQNKASRKRQHEEPESFFTWFTDHSDAGADELGEVIKDDIWPNPLQYYLVPDMDDEEGEGEEDDDDDEEEEGLEDIDEEGDEDEGEEDEDDDEGEEGEVKENLVKSRKIIFIEFTMLLWRLYIF; via the exons ATGGTGCGGCCGGCCGCGGCCCCGCGCCCGGGCCTCGGCGCGGCTCCCTCGGCGCGGCCGGCCCGCGGGCGGCGCCCCCGGCCCCGCACCTGGAGGCCGGCCCCGGCGCGGCCCGCCGCCTCGAGCCCGGACGGGGTGGGCGCGCGGGGGAGCACGCGGCCGGCCGCGCGCGGGGCCCGGGCCGCCTCGGAGGATGCTCCGGCATCCCCGGGCGCCCCCCACGTGGGCCGGCCTGCCCCGCGCGCCAGCTCTTTGGGAAGCCTGGCGCGGCGGCCGTGGCGGCGGAGGGGCTTTACAATTGCTTGCCGAAAACCTGCCTTTTCCGGCGAGGCTTTCTCGGCAGGGGGGCTGCGAACCCCGGGATGCTTACCGGAAATGGGCCGCGCGTCCAGGCCCCTGCACGCCCACTTAGCTC aaaaagaacagcaagaagcAATTGAACATATTGATGAAGTACAAAATGAAATAGACAG aCTTAATGAGCAAGCCAGTGAGGAGATTTTGAAAGTAGAACAGAAATATAACAAACTCCGCCAACCATTTTTTCAGAAGAGGTCAGAATTGATCGCCAAAATCCCAAATTTTTGGGTAACAACATTTGTCAACCATCCACAAG TGTCTGCACTGCTTGGGGAAGAGGATGAAGAGGCGCTGCATTATTTGACAAGAGTTGAAGTGACAGAATTTGAAGATATTAAATCAGGTTACAGAATAGATTTT TATTTTGATGAAAATCCTTACTTCGAAAATAAAGTTCTCTCCAAAGAATTCCATCTGAATGAGAGTGGTGATCCATCTTCAAAGTCCACTGAAATCAAATGGAAATCTGGAAAG GATTTGACGAAACGTTCAAGTCAAACGCAGAATAAAGCCAGCAGAAAGAGACAGCATGAGGAACCAGAGAGCTTCTTTACCTGGTTTACTGACCATTCTGATGCAGGTGCTGATGAATTAGGAGAAGTCATCAAAGATGATATTTGGCCAAATCCATTACAGTACTACTTG gttcctGACATGGATgatgaagaaggggaaggagaagaagatgatgatgatgatgaagaagaagaagggttGGAAGATATTGATGAAGAAGGGGATGAGGATGAAGGTGAagaagatgaagatgatgatgagggggaggaaggagaggtaaAAGAAAATTTGGTGAAGTCCAGAAAGATAATCTTTATAGAATTCACCATGTTACTTTGGAGGTTATACATCTTTTAA